A single region of the Halorussus gelatinilyticus genome encodes:
- a CDS encoding GNAT family N-acetyltransferase, whose amino-acid sequence MSVTIEQEGISIGTVADFDHHDWDDLVARSPQTTPFHYRESLAVQAAHADADLHLLVGYKGHEAVGLFPVFEKRKGGMAMAFSPAPGLWVTYLGPALLNHWKLKRRKRERRNKRFVRGCLDWIESELKPKHTQIRPGPEYRDVRPFEWSEFDIDVRHTYSVDLTRGEEDVLMSFSSDARNNVRTDGDYRVYEGGIDEIRAVISQVRARHDEQDENYGVTPRFVADLYERLPEGTVRPYACEIDGEIAGGMVALEAGDTVYRWQGGAKHDHDLPVNDLVDWAIMTDAMDRGVENYDLVGANEERLCGYKAKFAPELRSYYTMETGTAVTNALSSVYKKFR is encoded by the coding sequence ATGAGCGTGACAATCGAGCAGGAAGGTATCAGTATCGGAACCGTAGCGGACTTCGACCATCACGATTGGGACGACCTCGTGGCCCGGTCGCCCCAGACCACGCCGTTCCACTATCGGGAATCGCTCGCGGTGCAGGCGGCCCACGCGGACGCGGACCTCCACCTCCTCGTGGGCTACAAGGGCCACGAGGCGGTCGGTCTCTTCCCCGTCTTCGAGAAGCGCAAGGGCGGGATGGCGATGGCGTTCTCGCCCGCGCCCGGTCTCTGGGTCACGTATCTCGGTCCCGCGCTCCTGAACCACTGGAAGCTCAAGCGCCGCAAGCGCGAGCGCCGGAACAAGCGGTTCGTTCGGGGCTGTCTCGACTGGATAGAGAGCGAACTGAAGCCGAAACACACCCAAATTCGGCCGGGTCCCGAGTATCGGGACGTGCGGCCCTTCGAGTGGAGCGAGTTCGACATCGACGTGCGCCACACCTACTCGGTGGACCTGACGCGGGGCGAGGAGGACGTGCTGATGTCGTTCTCCAGCGACGCCCGGAACAACGTCCGGACCGACGGCGACTATCGCGTCTACGAGGGCGGCATCGACGAGATTCGGGCGGTCATCTCGCAGGTCCGGGCGCGCCACGACGAACAGGACGAGAACTACGGCGTGACGCCGCGGTTCGTCGCCGACCTCTACGAGCGACTGCCCGAGGGGACGGTCCGGCCCTACGCCTGCGAAATCGACGGCGAAATCGCGGGCGGGATGGTCGCGCTGGAGGCCGGCGACACCGTCTACCGGTGGCAGGGCGGCGCGAAACACGACCACGACCTGCCGGTCAACGACCTCGTGGACTGGGCCATCATGACCGACGCGATGGACCGCGGCGTCGAGAACTACGACCTCGTGGGTGCCAACGAGGAACGGCTCTGTGGCTACAAGGCCAAGTTCGCGCCCGAACTCCGGTCGTACTACACGATGGAGACCGGCACGGCCGTCACCAACGCGCTGTCGAGCGTCTACAAGAAGTTCCGGTAG
- a CDS encoding alkaline phosphatase family protein, which translates to MADRPQTNMETLLVGLDAGCRPVLDPLFESGALPNLASVFDSGAAGPLESQIPPWTPSAWPSLYTGVNPGKHGVFGFLTFDGYDWDVVNATHVRERTLWDLLDYHGKSSVVVNAPVTHPPGEIDGAIVPGYTAPEDPDCHPDGLLDEIRDEIGDYRVYAPRDAEGSEKVAWYEQLIEMRGEAFRYLASRFDPEFGFVQFQQTDTVFHEFPGDDETVRTVYEAVDEQVGEILDACDPDTVIVASDHGMGEYTGHEFRPNEYLRERGLVETTTEGQGMPTWSTIADNQLQDGKEGRKAADGSDRPSLAERAVTGLASAGVTSQRVYNALDAVGLAEFAARHVPTDVARAGSEQVDFPDSKAYVRDRIELGVRINLAGREPEGVVPEREYDRLCDDLVDALSAVETPDGKPVFERVARRDEVFSGPYVEEAPDVITVPREFDEFLSTRVGDGQFGPPSEPYNHKRDGIVAISGEGATPSADLSDAHLFDVAPTILATMGVPAADRMDGSVLPAVRSAGTESYPALDAGEQEATDDGDVEARLADLGYLE; encoded by the coding sequence ATGGCTGACCGCCCGCAGACGAACATGGAGACTCTCCTCGTCGGATTGGACGCGGGGTGTCGGCCGGTCCTCGACCCGCTGTTCGAGTCCGGCGCGCTCCCCAATCTGGCGTCGGTCTTCGACTCGGGGGCGGCCGGGCCGCTGGAGTCCCAGATTCCGCCGTGGACTCCGAGCGCGTGGCCCTCGCTGTACACCGGCGTCAATCCCGGCAAGCACGGCGTGTTCGGGTTTCTGACCTTCGACGGCTACGACTGGGACGTGGTGAACGCGACCCACGTCCGAGAGCGGACCCTCTGGGACCTGCTGGACTACCACGGCAAGTCGAGCGTCGTGGTGAACGCTCCGGTCACGCACCCGCCCGGCGAAATCGACGGCGCGATAGTGCCCGGTTACACCGCCCCGGAGGACCCCGACTGTCACCCCGACGGACTGCTAGACGAGATTCGAGACGAAATCGGCGACTACCGCGTGTACGCCCCCCGAGACGCCGAGGGAAGCGAGAAAGTCGCGTGGTACGAGCAACTGATCGAGATGCGCGGCGAGGCGTTTCGCTACCTCGCCTCGCGGTTCGACCCCGAGTTCGGCTTCGTGCAGTTCCAGCAGACCGACACCGTGTTCCACGAGTTCCCCGGCGACGACGAGACGGTCCGGACCGTCTACGAGGCGGTGGACGAACAGGTCGGCGAGATTCTGGACGCCTGCGACCCCGACACCGTAATCGTCGCCAGCGACCACGGGATGGGCGAGTACACCGGCCACGAGTTCCGGCCGAACGAGTACCTCCGCGAGCGGGGACTGGTCGAGACGACCACCGAGGGCCAGGGGATGCCCACGTGGTCCACCATCGCGGACAACCAACTTCAGGACGGCAAAGAGGGGAGGAAAGCCGCCGACGGGAGCGACCGGCCGAGCCTCGCCGAGCGCGCGGTGACAGGTCTCGCCAGCGCGGGCGTCACAAGCCAGCGCGTCTACAACGCGCTCGACGCGGTGGGTCTCGCGGAGTTCGCGGCCCGTCACGTCCCGACCGACGTGGCCCGCGCCGGCTCCGAGCAGGTCGATTTCCCCGACTCGAAGGCGTACGTGCGCGACCGCATCGAACTCGGGGTCCGGATAAATTTGGCGGGTCGCGAACCCGAGGGCGTCGTTCCGGAACGCGAGTACGACCGGCTCTGCGACGACCTCGTGGATGCGCTGTCGGCCGTCGAGACCCCCGACGGGAAACCCGTCTTCGAGCGGGTCGCTCGGCGCGACGAGGTCTTCTCCGGCCCGTACGTCGAGGAAGCGCCCGACGTAATCACGGTCCCGCGTGAGTTCGACGAGTTCCTCTCGACGCGGGTCGGCGACGGACAGTTCGGCCCGCCGAGCGAACCGTACAACCACAAGCGCGACGGTATCGTGGCGATTTCGGGCGAGGGCGCGACGCCGAGCGCCGACCTCTCGGACGCCCACCTCTTCGACGTGGCACCGACGATTCTGGCGACGATGGGGGTTCCCGCGGCCGACCGGATGGACGGGTCGGTCCTCCCGGCGGTGCGGTCGGCGGGAACCGAATCGTACCCCGCGCTCGACGCGGGCGAACAGGAAGCGACCGACGACGGAGACGTCGAAGCGCGACTCGCGGATCTCGGCTATCTCGAATAA
- a CDS encoding right-handed parallel beta-helix repeat-containing protein — protein MARDDTARDRSSDESLLDRRSYLKMAGAAAATVGAAGVSANAAQGAEYDTIKVPANTRKVIKVRAGETFENKLIDITADGAHVKLLTYGSGWTVRNVGVKGENNDRDGTYGTFYLRCTEEGEALAENIYLGDGAADRCGHAAVSDWDNHGTVTIRNINVTGWSADGMYMSHSGVSQSHGMGATQVENAYLKNNNIENCRLGAPGCYIKDSVIHVENQDVVSTNESGQVNARGLWFKEQSGIKAINCDISVQGSHAVLASDGGSGTLENCRVEGPVTGPVEQVNVSGNPDVTPPASVPMSAEEAASGEIDSSENTSSPANETTTGDETTTDDGSAAQPAGTLFELVPDENASSVKYEFTVEGSVRGRTTAADGGHTAEAADSVTDNGDGTVTVSGVAGNGYGDAFYVDGAITAVNLDESVWTLHLGGNEVAVDDLVLPNKLIIDGGNRPRQAADYTFEVSGAARKSTELGSIQKNDSVSSGEITGSVFGGKDGYRFSGEITGFSLDGPASVQVEDGS, from the coding sequence ATGGCACGCGACGATACGGCACGCGACCGCAGTTCGGACGAATCACTACTCGACCGCCGCTCGTACCTGAAGATGGCGGGTGCTGCAGCGGCGACGGTCGGGGCGGCAGGCGTCTCGGCGAACGCCGCCCAGGGCGCGGAGTACGACACCATCAAGGTCCCCGCGAACACCCGGAAGGTCATCAAGGTGCGGGCGGGCGAGACGTTCGAGAACAAGCTTATCGACATCACGGCCGACGGCGCGCACGTGAAGCTCCTGACCTACGGTAGCGGTTGGACGGTCCGGAACGTCGGCGTCAAGGGTGAGAACAACGACCGGGACGGAACCTACGGCACGTTCTACCTCCGCTGTACCGAGGAGGGCGAGGCGCTGGCCGAGAACATCTACCTGGGCGACGGCGCGGCCGACCGCTGTGGTCACGCCGCGGTCTCCGACTGGGACAATCACGGGACGGTCACGATTCGGAACATCAACGTCACCGGCTGGTCGGCCGACGGCATGTACATGTCCCACTCGGGCGTCTCCCAGAGTCACGGCATGGGCGCGACACAGGTCGAGAACGCCTACCTGAAGAACAACAACATCGAGAACTGTCGGCTCGGTGCGCCCGGTTGTTACATCAAGGACAGCGTCATCCACGTCGAGAATCAGGACGTCGTCTCGACCAACGAGTCGGGACAGGTCAACGCTCGCGGCCTCTGGTTCAAGGAGCAGTCCGGAATCAAGGCCATCAACTGCGACATCTCGGTCCAAGGCTCCCACGCCGTGCTCGCCAGCGACGGCGGGTCGGGTACGCTGGAGAACTGCCGAGTCGAAGGTCCCGTCACGGGACCGGTCGAACAGGTCAACGTCTCGGGCAACCCCGACGTCACGCCGCCCGCGAGCGTTCCGATGTCGGCCGAGGAGGCCGCCTCGGGCGAGATCGACTCGTCGGAGAACACCTCTTCGCCCGCGAACGAGACGACGACCGGCGACGAGACGACCACCGACGACGGGTCCGCCGCCCAACCCGCGGGCACCCTCTTCGAGCTGGTCCCCGACGAGAACGCCTCCAGCGTCAAGTACGAGTTCACCGTCGAGGGGAGCGTCCGCGGCCGCACGACGGCGGCCGACGGCGGACACACAGCGGAAGCGGCCGACAGCGTGACCGACAACGGCGACGGCACGGTGACGGTCTCCGGCGTCGCGGGCAACGGCTACGGCGACGCCTTCTACGTGGACGGCGCGATTACCGCGGTGAATCTGGACGAGAGCGTCTGGACGCTCCACCTCGGCGGAAACGAAGTCGCCGTGGACGACCTCGTCCTCCCGAACAAGCTGATCATCGACGGCGGCAACCGCCCGCGGCAGGCGGCCGACTACACCTTCGAGGTCAGCGGCGCGGCCCGCAAGAGTACCGAACTCGGCTCGATTCAGA